ACCACGCCGGCTCCGGCGACGACGAGGTGCTGCGCGCGGTGATCGCCGAGCGGGGGCTGCCGCCGGACAACGAGGCGAACACCGACGGCAACCGGCACTTCTACGGCTTCGAGTGCGAGAACCTGGGCGACGGCGAGGACCCCTGGCCGCAGGTGCAGTTGCAGGCGGTCGAGCGGGCCGCCGCAGCCGTCTGCCGCCACCACGGCTGGACCCAGCGGTCGGTCGTCGGCCACCTCGAGTGGCAGCCGGGCAAGGTGGACCCGCGCGGGTTCTCGATGGCGTGGCTGCGCGAGCGGGTCGAGGAGCGGCTGAAGGGGTAGCCGTGCCCCGGCTCCGCGCGACAATGACCGGGTGACCAGCCCCGACCCGCTCGCCCCGCGCCTGCCGTCCCCCGTGGAGGAGGTGCGGGACGAGCGTTTCGCCCGGCACGGGCTGCGCCTGCTGCTCAAGCGGGACGACCTGATCCACCCGGAGCTGATCGGCAACAAGTGGCGCAAGCTGGTGCCCAACATCGAGGCGGCGCGGGGCCGGGCGCTGGTGACCTTCGGCGGGGCCTACTCCAACCACCTGCGGGCCACGGCCGCGGCGGGCCGCCTGCTCGGACTGGCGACCACCGGGGTGGTCCGCGGCGACGAGCTGGCCGGCCGGCCCCTGAACCCGTCCCTGGCCCGGTGCGCGGCCGACGGCATGCGGCTGCACTTCGTCGACCGGTCGGCCTACCGGCGCAAGACCGAGCCGGAGGTCCTGGCCGGGATCCTGCGGGCGGCCGGGGCCGAGGAGGCGTACGTCGTCCCCGAGGGCGGCAGCAACGCGGAGGCCGTGCGCGGGTGCCGGGCGCTCGGCGAGGAGCTGCGCGGGCGGGCCGACGTGGTCGCGGTGGCCTGCGGCACCGGCGGCACGCTCGCCGGACTCGCCGCCGGGCTGGGCGCCGGCGGGCGCGCGCTCGGGGTACCGGTGCTCAAGGGGGACTTCCTGGCCGCCGAGGTACGGGCGCTGCAGGAGCGGGCCTTCGGCGGCCGCCGCGGCACCTGGTCCCTGGACGGCCGCTTCCACTTCGGC
This is a stretch of genomic DNA from Streptomyces sp. TG1A-8. It encodes these proteins:
- a CDS encoding 1-aminocyclopropane-1-carboxylate deaminase/D-cysteine desulfhydrase, translating into MTSPDPLAPRLPSPVEEVRDERFARHGLRLLLKRDDLIHPELIGNKWRKLVPNIEAARGRALVTFGGAYSNHLRATAAAGRLLGLATTGVVRGDELAGRPLNPSLARCAADGMRLHFVDRSAYRRKTEPEVLAGILRAAGAEEAYVVPEGGSNAEAVRGCRALGEELRGRADVVAVACGTGGTLAGLAAGLGAGGRALGVPVLKGDFLAAEVRALQERAFGGRRGTWSLDGRFHFGGYARTPPALEAFAEDFEQRHGLPVERLYVAKMLHALLTLAGEGAFARGTTLAAVVTGRPFPPPRPPAGSGQPASR
- a CDS encoding N-acetylmuramoyl-L-alanine amidase, whose amino-acid sequence is MAPPMSASGFLQALRAEGVTVVEVGDWRNHNRNHKGPWGPVHGVMIHHTVTRGGARTVELCRDGHADLPGPLCHGVITKDGRVHLVGYGRTNHAGSGDDEVLRAVIAERGLPPDNEANTDGNRHFYGFECENLGDGEDPWPQVQLQAVERAAAAVCRHHGWTQRSVVGHLEWQPGKVDPRGFSMAWLRERVEERLKG